The DNA window CGCGGCTGCGGGCGCTGCTGGCACCGGCGGGGGAGGCCGGTCGGGTGCTGGCCCTCGACCACTGGATGGCGCGTGGGTTAGCCCTGAACGCTCTTGCTCCGCCGTGGCAGGCGGAAGAGGAGGCCAGAGGCCTGCCGCCGCCGCACCTTTCAGCGCAGGATATCGCCTGGATAGAAGGCTATTTGCAGGAGCCAAGCGGCTTTAACGCTGCCGGAGAACCGGTCGCGCTTAACTTCGCCACCGGCGAGTTGGATACCCGGCGGCTGCGTCATCCTGACGGCGTGATCCTCGATATCGGTACCCATGTCCTGGCGATGCTGCGGGAAACGCTGCTCGACTGCGGGGGCGATGTGACGCTGGACCTCGCCGTTCGGGCGGCGAAAGACCGTCTCGGCCGAGATATTGCTCATGGGGATACGGTCACTGCCGAGGGAGAGGCGCATCTGCAGGGACGCCTGGGCGATATCCCGCTGAATATCTGGCTTAACAAATATGCCGGTCCCGCGGGCGGGCAAAAGGGAATGCGGATAGGGCTGCGGGACGGGCGACTGCTTGCCCTCGATCGCGCCCCTGATGGCGAGGTGGCGACGCTACAGGACGGCGAGCGGATCCAGCGCTGGACCCGGCCCGGAGCGATCTATGCGCACTGTCTCGATGAGCAGATCCTTGGCGCGGAGAATGTGTTTACCCGGACGCCCGAAAGCGTGGCCGGGCTGACGCGGCGTCGGCTTGAGGAAGTGGAATGGCTGCTCAGGTTGCAGCAGCAATTACGCGGCCCTCATTAAACCCGGAACATGATAAAATAGGTGCAGATAAACGTTGAAAGGAATGGTTATGGAACTTGATTGCCCTCTGTGCCACGCGCCGTTAGATGTCAAAGGCAGCAGCGCGCATTGCGCTCAGTGCGAAAGGGTATTTGCCCTTGAGGCGCGCTGCCCGGAATGCCACCAGCCGCTGGAGGTGCTGAAGGCGTGCGGCGCGGTGGATTACTTTTGCCAGCACGGGCACGGCCTGATCTCGAAAAAACGGGTGGAGTTTATTCCGCTGGTTTAGGCGGCGATGGCTTTCTGGCCCGCGTTTTTTTCACCGGCGCAATCTGCCTCACTTCACTTTCGACCCAGCCGTCTTTCAGGCGGGTGGTGAGCAGATCGCCGGTTTTGACCTGTTTTGTCTGCTTCAACACCGTGCCGTCGCTCACCGAAGTGACGCTATAGCCGCGCGCCAGGGTGGCTAAGGGACTCACCGCCTCCAGATGGGTCACCGCGTGCCCAAACCGTTCACGCCGCTCGCTGAGGCGGCTACGCATCGTTTCCGCCAGCCGGTATTCCAGCTGCTGGACGCGCGATTGCGCCCGGTGGATACGCGGCTGCGGGTTATAGTGATTCAGGCGCTGAACAGTGCGCTTTTGCCGCTGCTCGGCGCGTTTAAGCTGCGATTCCACGGCGATGCGCATCCGCTGGCGCAGGCGTTCCAGTGCGGTCTGCTGGCGGGCCAGCCGCAGCTGCGGGTGCTGCTGCTGCAGACGATGGAACAACTGGGTAAAACGGCGCTGGCGACTGGCGAGGAAATAGTCCATCGCCATCTCCAGCCGCTGCTGCCCGGCCTGTAGCTGGCGCAGCAGCTCCTGCTGATTACGGCTGACGATCTCCGCGGCGGCAGAAGGGGTCGGCGCTCGCAGGTCGGCAACAAAATCAGCGATAGTGACGTCGGTTTCATGACCGACGGCGCTGACGATAGGGATCTGGCTGGCGAAGATAGCGCGCGCCACCCGCTCATCGTTAAAACTCCACAGATCCTCCAGCGAACCACCGCCGCGTCCGACAATCAGCACGTCACACTCCTGACGCGCGTTCGCCAGCGCGATGGCGCGCACAATCTGCCCGGGGGCATCGTCACCCTGGACCGCGGTCGGGTAGACGATCACCGGCAGCCCGGGGTCGCGGCGTCTGAGGACATGAAGAATATCGTGCAGCGCGGCGCCGGTTTTCGAGGTGATGACCCCGACGCAGCGGGCGGGGGAGGGGAGCGCCTGCTTATGTTTTTGATCGAACAGCCCTTCCGCGGTTAACTGCGCTTTCAGCTGCTCATACTTCTGCTGCAGCAACCCTTCGCCGGCGGGCTGCATGCTTTCGACGATAATCTGGTAGTCGCCGCGCGGCTCATACAGGGTGATGTTGGCGCGAACCAGCACCTGCTGCCCATGCTGTGGGCGAAACGTGACCCGGCGGTTGCTGTTGCGGAACATCGCGCAGCGCACCTGGGCGTTATCGTCTTTTAAGGTGAAGTACCAGTGGCCGGAAGAAGGCTGGCTGAAGTTAGAGATCTCGCCGCTGATCCAGACCTGGCCCATTTCGCGCTCAAGCAGCAGACGCACCGTCTGATTGAGGCGGCTAACGGTAAAAATTGCGGGGGATTGAGAGGGTAACATGTGAGCAAGATCAAACTTTAAATCAGCAGGTTATTCAGTCGATAGTAACGCGCTCAGAGGGGATGGCAAGTATTATTTGCAAAAAAGGGTAGATGCAATCGGTTACGCTCTGTATAATGCCACGGCAATATTTATCCACCCTGGTCGAGATATTGCCCATGCTACGTATCGCTAAAGAAGCCCTGACGTTTGACGACGTCCTCCTCGTTCCCGCTCATTCTACCGTTCTGCCGAATACAGCCGATCTCAGCACTCAGCTGACGAAAACCATTCGTCTGAATATTCCTATGCTCTCCGCAGCCATGGATACCGTAACGGAAGCGCGTCTGGCTATTGCCCTGGCACAGGAAGGCGGCATCGGCTTTATTCACAAAAACATGTCCATCGAGCGCCAGGCGGAAGAAGTTCGCCGCGTGAAGAAACATGAGTCCGGCGTGGTCACCGACCCGCAGACCGTTCTGCCGACCACCACCCTGCGTGAAGTGAAAGAGCTGACCGAGCGTAACGGCTTCGCCGGCTACCCGGTGGTTACCGAAGAGAACGAGCTGGTCGGCATCATCACTGGCCGCGACGTGCGTTTCGTCACCGATCTGAACCAGCCGGTCAGCGTCTACATGACCCCGAAAGAGCGTCTGGTTACCGTTCGTGAAGGCGAAAGCCGTGAAGTGGTCTTTGCGAAGATGCACGAAAAACGCGTTGAGAAGGCGCTGGTTGTGGATGAGAGCTTCCACCTGCGCGGGATGATCACCGTAAAAGACTTCCAGAAAGCGGAACGTAAACCGAATGCCTGTAAAGATGAGCAGGGCCGTCTGCGCGTAGGCGCTGCGGTCGGCGCCGGCGCGGGCAACGAAGAGCGTGTTGATGCGCTGGTGGCTGCGGGCGTTGACGTCCTGCTGATCGACTCCTCTCATGGCCACTCCGAAGGCGTTCTGCAACGTATTCGTGAAACGCGCGCGAAATACCCGGACCTGCAGATCATCGGCGGCAACGTCGCCACTGGCGCAGGCGCGCGTGCGCTGGCGGAAGCCGGCTGCAGCGCGGTGAAAGTGGGCATCGGCCCGGGCTCCATCTGTACTACCCGTATCGTGACCGGCGTAGGCGTGCCGCAGATCACCGCGGTTTCCGACGCGGTGGAAGCGCTGGAAGGCACCGGTATTCCGGTTATCGCCGACGGCGGTATCCGTTTCTCCGGCGACATCGCTAAAGCGATCGCGGCCGGTGCGGCGGCAGTGATGGTCGGCTCCATGCTGGCCGGTACCGAAGAATCCCCGGGCGAAATCGAACTTTACCAGGGCCGCTCTTACAAATCCTATCGCGGGATGGGCTCCCTCGGCGCGATGTCGAAAGGCTCCTCTGACCGCTACTTCCAGAGCGATAACGCCGCTGACAAACTGGTGCCGGAAGGTATCGAAGGCCGCGTGGCCTATAAAGGCCGCCTGAAAGAGATCATTCACCAGCAGATGGGCGGCCTGCGCTCCTGTATGGGTCTGACCGGCTGTGGTACCATTGACCTGCTGCGTACCAAAGCTGAATTCGTACGCATCAGCGGTGCGGGCATTCAGGAAAGCCACGTTCACGACGTGACCATCACCAAAGAGTCCCCGAACTACCGTCTGGGCTCCTGATTTCTTCGCCCGACCTTGCGTCGGGCGATTTATTTACTCTGTTTCACTTGCCTCGGAATTAGCGTCAATGACGGAAAACATTCATAAACATCGCATTCTCATTCTCGACTTCGGGTCACAGTATACTCAGCTGGTGGCGCGTCGCGTGCGTGAGCTGGGCGTCTACTGTGAGCTGTGGGCATGGGATGTCACGGAAGCACAGATCCGCGAATTTAATCCAAGCGGCATCATTCTTTCCGGCGGCCCGGAAAGCACCACCGAAGAGAACAGCCCGCGCGCGCCGCAGTATGTGTTCGAAGCCGGCGTGCCGGTATTTGGCGTCTGCTACGGTATGCAGACCATGGCGATGCAGTTGGGCGGCCATGTAGAAGGCTCTAACGAGCGTGAGTTTGGCTACGCGCAGGTTGAAGTGGTTAACGACAGCGCGCTGGTGCGCGGTATCGAAGACTCTCTGACCGCGGACGGCAAACCGTTGCTGGACGTGTGGATGAGCCACGGCGACAAAGTCACCGCCATCCCGTCTGACTTCGTCACCGTCGCCAGCACCGACAACTGCCCGTTCGCCATTATGGCCAACGAAGAAAAACGCTTCTACGGCGTGCAGTTCCACCCGGAAGTGACCCATACCCGTCAGGGGATGCGTATGCTGGAGCGCTTCGTGCGCGATATCTGCCAGTGCGAAGCCCTGTGGACCCCGGCGAAAATCATCGACGACGCCGTTGAGCGTATCCGCCAGCAGGTTGGCGATGACAAAGTGATCCTCGGCCTCTCCGGCGGCGTGGACTCTTCGGTGACCGCGATGCTGCTGCACCGCGCCATCGGCAAAAACCTGACCTGCGTATTCGTGGATAACGGTCTCCTGCGTCTGAACGAAGCCCAGCAGGTGATGGACATGTTCGGCGACCACTTTGGCCTGAACATTGTTCACGTCGAAGGCGAGCAGCGTTTCCTCGACGCGCTGAAAGGCGAGAACGATCCGGAAGCGAAACGTAAGATTATCGGCCGCGTCTTCGTGGAAGTGTTCGACGAAGAAGCGCTGAAGCTGGACGACGTCAAATGGCTGGCGCAGGGCACCATCTACCCTGACGTTATCGAATCTGCCGCTTCCGCTACCGGTAAAGCGCACGTCATCAAATCTCACCACAACGTGGGCGGCCTGCCGAAAGAGATGAAGATGGGGCTGGTTGAGCCGCTGCGCGAGCTGTTCAAAGACGAAGTGCGTAAGATCGGTCTGGAGCTGGGTCTGCCGTACGATATGCTCTACCGTCATCCGTTCCCGGGTCCGGGCCTCGGCGTGCGCGTGCTGGGCGAAGTGAAGAAAGAGTACTGCGACCTGCTGCGTCGCGCCGACGCTATCTTCATCGAAGAGCTGCACAAAGCTGACCTGTACAACAAAGTGAGCCAGGCGTTCACCGTGTTCCTGCCGGTTCGCTCCGTCGGTGTGATGGGCGATGGCCGTAAATACGACTGGGTGGTTTCCCTGCGTGCGGTGGAAACCATCGACTTCATGACCGCGCACTGGGCGCACCTGCCGTATGATTTCCTCGGCCGCGTCTCTAACCGCATTATCAATGAAGTGAACGGTATCTCCCGCGTGGTGTATGACATCAGCGGTAAGCCGCCAGCAACGATCGAGTGGGAATAACGCCCGCCCGTTAATCGTTTTTGATTTAAGCCCGCATCCTGCGGGCTTTTTATTGCCTGTCTCATTTCACCGCTTGCTCAATCACCCGGGCAATCTCCACCGGTTGGCTCACCATCGACACATGGCTTGCCGCCACCTCAGTGGTTTTCGCATCAATCGCCTTCGCCATCGAACGCTCCAGATCCGGATTGATCATCCGGTCATTCTTGCTGACCACATACCAGCTCGGCTTATCATGCCAGGCCGCATGCGTGACCTTTTCGGTAAAGGCCTCCGCGCGGATCGGGCCCTGGGTGGCGATCAGCCTGTT is part of the Klebsiella quasipneumoniae subsp. quasipneumoniae genome and encodes:
- a CDS encoding Gfo/Idh/MocA family oxidoreductase; the protein is MQIGFIGLGAVVETAYLPALRRLGYRIDSCQGYDLDSSRALPGIQRCSSLSALLAKPLDTLFITTSSLQHLPVLERALASAIPRIVVEKPIVANLEQAARLRALLAPAGEAGRVLALDHWMARGLALNALAPPWQAEEEARGLPPPHLSAQDIAWIEGYLQEPSGFNAAGEPVALNFATGELDTRRLRHPDGVILDIGTHVLAMLRETLLDCGGDVTLDLAVRAAKDRLGRDIAHGDTVTAEGEAHLQGRLGDIPLNIWLNKYAGPAGGQKGMRIGLRDGRLLALDRAPDGEVATLQDGERIQRWTRPGAIYAHCLDEQILGAENVFTRTPESVAGLTRRRLEEVEWLLRLQQQLRGPH
- a CDS encoding zinc ribbon domain-containing protein produces the protein MELDCPLCHAPLDVKGSSAHCAQCERVFALEARCPECHQPLEVLKACGAVDYFCQHGHGLISKKRVEFIPLV
- the xseA gene encoding exodeoxyribonuclease VII large subunit, which produces MLPSQSPAIFTVSRLNQTVRLLLEREMGQVWISGEISNFSQPSSGHWYFTLKDDNAQVRCAMFRNSNRRVTFRPQHGQQVLVRANITLYEPRGDYQIIVESMQPAGEGLLQQKYEQLKAQLTAEGLFDQKHKQALPSPARCVGVITSKTGAALHDILHVLRRRDPGLPVIVYPTAVQGDDAPGQIVRAIALANARQECDVLIVGRGGGSLEDLWSFNDERVARAIFASQIPIVSAVGHETDVTIADFVADLRAPTPSAAAEIVSRNQQELLRQLQAGQQRLEMAMDYFLASRQRRFTQLFHRLQQQHPQLRLARQQTALERLRQRMRIAVESQLKRAEQRQKRTVQRLNHYNPQPRIHRAQSRVQQLEYRLAETMRSRLSERRERFGHAVTHLEAVSPLATLARGYSVTSVSDGTVLKQTKQVKTGDLLTTRLKDGWVESEVRQIAPVKKTRARKPSPPKPAE
- the guaB gene encoding IMP dehydrogenase, which gives rise to MLRIAKEALTFDDVLLVPAHSTVLPNTADLSTQLTKTIRLNIPMLSAAMDTVTEARLAIALAQEGGIGFIHKNMSIERQAEEVRRVKKHESGVVTDPQTVLPTTTLREVKELTERNGFAGYPVVTEENELVGIITGRDVRFVTDLNQPVSVYMTPKERLVTVREGESREVVFAKMHEKRVEKALVVDESFHLRGMITVKDFQKAERKPNACKDEQGRLRVGAAVGAGAGNEERVDALVAAGVDVLLIDSSHGHSEGVLQRIRETRAKYPDLQIIGGNVATGAGARALAEAGCSAVKVGIGPGSICTTRIVTGVGVPQITAVSDAVEALEGTGIPVIADGGIRFSGDIAKAIAAGAAAVMVGSMLAGTEESPGEIELYQGRSYKSYRGMGSLGAMSKGSSDRYFQSDNAADKLVPEGIEGRVAYKGRLKEIIHQQMGGLRSCMGLTGCGTIDLLRTKAEFVRISGAGIQESHVHDVTITKESPNYRLGS
- the guaA gene encoding glutamine-hydrolyzing GMP synthase translates to MTENIHKHRILILDFGSQYTQLVARRVRELGVYCELWAWDVTEAQIREFNPSGIILSGGPESTTEENSPRAPQYVFEAGVPVFGVCYGMQTMAMQLGGHVEGSNEREFGYAQVEVVNDSALVRGIEDSLTADGKPLLDVWMSHGDKVTAIPSDFVTVASTDNCPFAIMANEEKRFYGVQFHPEVTHTRQGMRMLERFVRDICQCEALWTPAKIIDDAVERIRQQVGDDKVILGLSGGVDSSVTAMLLHRAIGKNLTCVFVDNGLLRLNEAQQVMDMFGDHFGLNIVHVEGEQRFLDALKGENDPEAKRKIIGRVFVEVFDEEALKLDDVKWLAQGTIYPDVIESAASATGKAHVIKSHHNVGGLPKEMKMGLVEPLRELFKDEVRKIGLELGLPYDMLYRHPFPGPGLGVRVLGEVKKEYCDLLRRADAIFIEELHKADLYNKVSQAFTVFLPVRSVGVMGDGRKYDWVVSLRAVETIDFMTAHWAHLPYDFLGRVSNRIINEVNGISRVVYDISGKPPATIEWE